Sequence from the Phragmites australis chromosome 6, lpPhrAust1.1, whole genome shotgun sequence genome:
CAATGTCAGTTGGAAGCAAGAGAGAAACACCCTTTGCCTTCGCCTTTTCAATAAGTGAGGTTGCAAGTTCAAGTTTGTCTTCCTCCACAAGAGATTTTCCAACAGCGTATCCCTGTGCTTTGTAAAATGTGTAGATCATACCACCACCAAGGATGAGGATATCAACCTTTGCCAGCAGAGACTCAATGACCCCAATCTTAGTTGAGACCTTGGATCCACCAACAATGGCAGCAAATGGCTTCTTTGGGTTGGCAACAGCTCCAACAAGGTAGTCAAGTTCCTGGGATAATTAACTTATTAGTTCATCTTTACTCTTTGTTCTTAAACTTGTTCTAGACTTCTTGAAAAATACATATAAGATATCTTttgaaggataaaaaataaacatatattcaAAATGCAAAGATAGATGAACTTCTAAACTTTTATTTGAAACTATATGCAAATGATCTATGTTATATTAAGCATTTGAAACTACGGAAGGAACGAAGGGAGTATAGATTGATTGAGGCGAACAATGCATTTTTAATTCCTTCCTACTTATAGCAGTAGGACATAAATATGATGAGAAATATATTTACGCAGATCATGAGCAGGGATGAGATTCATTTCGACAATACCTTCTGCATGAGGAAGCCAGCAACAGCAGGCTTCAGAAACTTGGTAACTCCCTCTGTTGAAGCATGAGCTCTGTGTGCCGTTCCAAAAGCATCATTTACATAAAGGTCAGCTACAGATGCTAGCTTCTTAGCAAACTCAGGATCattcttttcttcctccttgTAGAATCTAACATTCTCTAGGAGTAGAACTCCACCTTCAGGCAAAGCAGCAGCCAATTTCTCAACTTCCTCACCAATGCAATCATTGGCCATCACAACCTATTTATGCACATATAAGATCCGCTCTTAGTCGAGTTAAAAGATAACAGAAATTGTAATGAGCTAATGTCAAAATGTAACATACATCAACTCCGAGGAGCTCAGACAAGCGTGGAACAAGAGGCTTCAAGCTGTACTTCGGGGTGACACCTTTTGGACGGCCCTGAAAATTACAATAAATTACATTAGAAACATTAAAGGAAGAAACCACACTTGTTGCTGCAGTTCTATAGAATATATAAGTTTCATTCGAGTTAAACAAAAAATCTGTATGAAATCAGTTCGAAGGTTAACAATTATCTGTCCTATACTTAACTGTTCTAGTTTCAATATTCCTAAAATCAGTACATTCAGCTGAAAATTATCATGGTGCATAGGGTACAAGATTTCTCGTGATTtgtcattattttttatcacttaTCAGGTTACAGATGTACTATCATTCCTTCCAATTtactaaatatatttttcatcctGTCCAATCAATGAGTGCAGTCCAACCTTAAGAACTTATCACACAAAAGGTACATTTTGGTTTTGAAACCAGCATTTGATGATCAATTATAGACAGAGGAACTTGCATTAGCTGAAAGTAACGGCGAGGACAAAAAATACATGTAGATGCCAGGAATAAATAATCAATTTACTTCTATGGTGTAAAACCCCAAAGGTCAACCCTCCATCCTGAATTCTTAAATATAAAGGCATACTTAACTTATTAGTTATAGTTATTGGGAAACCAGAGTGGTAGCACTAGGATATCCCAGTTGGATCATATTGATCctttaatatattaatataaagGCATGCTATTAGTAGAATTGCTAGACTACCACCAACCAGAATAGCGGCCAAACACAAAATCAGAACACAACACTAAACAAATAAACTCTATCAGTTGTTGGTAAATAGTAAGCACGGTCGCCGTGCTCATTCATCTCAATTAAACAGCAATAACTGACAACTATCAAACAGTAAATGAACTACAGGTAGTCAGTTAATCAGATGCAAGAGTTGCAGGCCAACATAAACTACAgatctaaaattaaaaatggACCATGATCATAGCAGCACATCCGTACCTAACCAGAGCCGCTGCACTAATCACTACTGCCATAACATAAAAACAACATTTCTTATGATAACCGCTGATCTGTCCAAATTGAGTCCAAATCATCGCACCGTGATCACGCAGAACCGCATCGCATCCACCCAATCCCTCAAACACGCATCTCAACATAGAGATCCTAGACAGAATGCGACACAGAGATGTGGAAACGTGGGCGGTCCGGTCACTCACCAGATGGCTGGCGAGGACGACCTTGGCGCCCTTCTCGAGGAGGAACTTGATGGTGGGGACGGAGGCGCGGATGCGGGTGTCGTCGGTGATCTTCTGGGCGTCGTCGAGCGGCacgttgaggtcggcgcgcacGAACACCTTCTTCCCCCTCAGAGCCGCCTCCCCCAGGGTGCCCACGCTCCTCTTGGTCGCCATCCCTGCACCAAACCCGACGCCGCGAGGATCAGACGAAAGCTCGGACCAGGCGGCAACGGATCCGGGGGCAGCCGCGCGATCGGAGGGGCCGACTCACCGTGGAGAGAACCGGATCGaatcggcagcggcggcgagggtgcGAATGCGACGACAAGATTGGTGGTGAACTGGTGATGAGATGAGCTGGGGCGAGGCGATCGAACGGTGGGTGATCCGTTTCTTTATAGAGGCGGGGCTCGCGATGGGACGGAATATTCGCGGGCGGGGTGCCGTGGTGTCTCACTAACATGTGGGGCCACGTAAGGCGGGGCCTGGAGGGTAGTGGGACAGAGGGGTTTAGAAGGGACGTCTCGGGGTGTGACTTGGAGCGGGGGTAAGAGGCGGGCGCGACGCCAGCGGGTTTCTGAGCCCGCGGATTGGGGATGGACGGTGCGGATTTGATGGTTTTGGAATGGGAGGAAGGTTCTGGAAGGCCGATGCGTGGAAATGCCTTCGCCTTCCGTTCTCGTCTTGCGGGCTACACGACTACGAGCAGGATGGACCATTGTTTTGGCGCAAGCCTTTTGCAGCTTATATCGCTGGGACCTGTGGGGTCGGATTCTCTTGTTCTTCGATCTTCACCAGCGAGAACGAGACCATCAACCATCGATAGCCACCCATGGTCGAGTTAGGCGCGAAATTACGATGCCCGTGCATTTAGATTGTCAGTGATAAATACCATCAGCAGCAGCCGCCGGTGGCGTTGCGCATTTCTTCTTCACTACTACATTGTTCGTCGGCGGCGAGGTTAGGCAGCTGCCCGACTGGCCCAGCTATTTTGCGACGCTCCTTCCTATTGCCAAAAGACTATATGGCCGGGTGTAAAATACACATGATAGCATTATTTTACATCTAGAATATAGAATATGATATGGTTAGCTAAGATCTAGCTCCGAGATATCGATATGTtttaaatttgtaaaataaaacgaAGTAGTtggaatatttatttttaatttaaaataaacatAAAATGTCTAAGCTAAAGATCATTAATTTGCTCACAACTTCAACTTAAAATTTCCTAAAGCGAAACGATCAACTTTAAATATTCTTATAACTATAACTCTGCTAAACTAACCTATTATCCTACATCATAACCACCTACTATCCAAACTGAATCAAAACTAGCTTTCTCCTATCACAGAACGCACCCACCTTTCCATACACGGTCAACAGCTCCTATAGTCACCTCATCTCGCTCCCACACCCCTCCCACGGTGTGGTCGAGCGGCCACTCGTGAGTTCGATCATTGGGGTCGGTACTTACTGTCTCACTGTGGTATTTTTTCAGTAGCGCTTGAAATTAGTTCGAATTAGACTATAGTATATACATGCATACGTGTTTAGTGGTATTGTACGTTCTCACACACTAAAGCTTTTGTACCTCTATTCTCCCTAACGTGTGTATGAAcatgtatgtgtgtatgtacGTGTGGTGTGAGTGTAGTATAGTAGCGTGCGTCCTTAACTTACCATCTAAAAAAACCGGCGCGCCCTATCCAGCTCGACCTCGCCCGTCC
This genomic interval carries:
- the LOC133922603 gene encoding phosphoglycerate kinase, cytosolic codes for the protein MATKRSVGTLGEAALRGKKVFVRADLNVPLDDAQKITDDTRIRASVPTIKFLLEKGAKVVLASHLGRPKGVTPKYSLKPLVPRLSELLGVDVVMANDCIGEEVEKLAAALPEGGVLLLENVRFYKEEEKNDPEFAKKLASVADLYVNDAFGTAHRAHASTEGVTKFLKPAVAGFLMQKELDYLVGAVANPKKPFAAIVGGSKVSTKIGVIESLLAKVDILILGGGMIYTFYKAQGYAVGKSLVEEDKLELATSLIEKAKAKGVSLLLPTDIVVADKFAADAESKIVPATSIPDDWMGLDVGPDAIKTFNEALDTTQTIIWNGPMGVFEFEKFAAGTEAIAKKLAELTSTKGVTTIIGGGDSVAAVEKAGLADKMSHISTGGGASLELLEGKPLPGVLALDEA